AAAGTATTTGAAATAGACATTAAAGATTAAGTAAAAGCGTCCACATTGGACGTTTTTATTCGTTTTAAGCGTTGTTTGTACTATGTCAGCAATAATTCCGCACACAACAATAAAACAGCGCTATAAACGTCTTAAAATGGCTTATTTAAATTTCTTAATATCGGCAAGCACCAAATAGAGCAAAAGGCAGTATCATAGTACTGTCTTTTTTTGTTCACTAATTCATTATGAATATCTAAAAAACGATTTATTTTTAAATATTTCATCAAGCAATGTTATAAAAAATATGAATGAAGAATGAACATACTAATCAATTCTAAAACATTTGATATTATCTTGATTTTTGGAAGTCAATAATATATAATTGTGAAAAATATATATAAAAACTGAAGGGAGGTGAAGAAGATGGAAAAGAAAAAATCACAAAAACCAAAAGAAAAGAACCTTAAACCAGCAATTATTGGATTAGTTCAGCCGAAAGAAGGCGAACGTACAATTTTGATGGGAACATGTCATTGTTAAGGTTTGGAGAGGGCTCTTTGCAGCCCTCTTTACTAATATTTGGAGTGATTATAGTGAGGAACTTTTTTTATAATTTTGATTGGATACTAATAAGTGAAAATGATTGTTACTTTTTAGTAGATAGAAAAAGCAACAAAAGAATTGAAATAAATCAGGCATTGTTCTCAATTCTTGAAAGAACTAGCACGGATCCAATTACAAAAAATATAGTCAGTGAAATTGGCGAAGACACTTTTGAAGTACTTCGAGAAAATAAAATATTTAGCTACCAAAAGCCAAAATTTCATTCTGATATTGTAAAAATTCAACAAACAACACCATTCTTAAAACGAGTTTTTGTTGAAATAACTAACTCATGTAATGAATTTTGTTCACATTGTTACAATGTATCTTCAAATTTTAAACATAAGTTTATTAGTAAAAGTGATATGTTTGAAATTATTAATCAGGCACATGAATTAGGTGCATACGAATTCCAAATCACAGGAGGAGAGCCAATGTTATACAAAGGCTTTGGAGATATTCTCGACTATCTGTGGGTAAAAGGATTTATTATAACTATAAATACAAATTTAACACTGCTAACAGAGGAAATACTTGAGAAAATCGTTTCCTATAACATAAATATAAATTTTAGCTTGGATTATTCAAATCCAAAAAAGCATGATGAATTTAGAGGGTTGCAAGGTGCTTTTATAAAAACAATCAATAACTTTAAACAGCTTAAAACTAATCATGTGAATACGAGAGTTAATGTAATGCTTGATAACAAAAGCGATAGTGAAATAGTCGATTTAATAGACTATATCAAGTATGATTTGGAATCACGCTATGTTACTGATTATATGATTCCCATTGGTCGAGGAGAAGGCAGTGAATCTCAATTTTTTAACTCTAGGTCACAAAAAATTTATGCATTTACAAATGCAATAAAGTCAGATAGTTGTGCGTCGTGTCAATTAGACAAACGCACACTTGAAGAGTATGAGTACAGTAATATTACTTTTCCAGATTGTGGAATAGGAAAAAGTTTTTTATTTATTAATACTAATGGTTCGTACGCATTGTGTCCTTCATTAGCCTATACTGACGAATTAGATATTAACATGAATATTTATGACTCTTCAATGAAAAGTGCTTGGGAAACACTGGTTCAAAAATTCCGTAGTTCATTGAAATGCAAACATGAACATTCATGTGATTATAGTGCTATCTGTAATGGAGGATGTCGTTCGCGTGCGTATCATAGCCTTGGAAGCATTAACGATATAGATCCACTAGTTTGCGGAGTATATCAATCAAAGTATTACATTGAAGGGATAGATAAGGATGTTTCAACCAAATGAGAGTGCAATGCTGAATATAACAAGTTCTTTCTACTTAAGCTTAAGTGAAGAAGATAAATTTGAATTATTAAAAACAGTTGACGAAATTGGAGTTTCTTCAACTGCACTTTGGATTGATAGTAATGAAGTAAATACATTTTTCAATGTTAACTTTATTACCCAGGATAAATTTCAAGACATAGATCATCAAATAAGGGAAACTCATACATTTATTATCATCACTGATGAATTAAATGTAATTCAAAAATTAACTCATGATTCTTTCCTGTTATATCTTGATTTAGATAACGATAAACTAGATTGGATTGAAGAATTATCAGTGTTGAAAGAAAAAATAATTATAGTTCGATTTAAAAAATTCGAAATCAATGAAGCAAATCTGTACAAATATAATAACTTGTGTACAAAATTAAACGAACTTGAACATGTTTTTTTAAGCAAGGAGAACTGGAGAACTGCAACAATTAAGCAGCATCCATGTAATATCTATGCTTGTTCAGGAAAATATTGCCACTCTAAGAAAAGCAAGATACCAAGAGATCTTTATATTGATCAGTATGGTAATTTGTTTCCTTCAGGAATTAACGAACAAAACTTTATGTTTGGAAACATTAAGGAAAAAAAGTTGACAGAATTATTAGAAGAAACAAATAACTTCACATCTGTTTGTAGCAATATATTTAGAGATATTGTTATTGATTATCCGTATGATTATTTTCCAATTGATTCGTTTGTTTTTAGAGAGGGTGAATCCAATGAAGTGGTTGAGACCAACAATTTCAATTACCAATAATTGCAACTTAGCTTGTAAATATTGTTATTTAGAAGCTTCTCCATCCAAAAAAAACACACTAAAACTTCAAGAAATTAAGGAAATCATTGACTTAGCTGCCCTACAAGGTGCTGAGGATATTAAATGGACTGGTGGTGAAATATTTACTTGTTCTATTTTACCGGAAGTTATTGACTATGCATACAATCTAGGAATTAAATCGACCTTATTGACAAATGGAACTATTCTAGATAATGATCTAATCAAGCAAAAAAGAGAAATGATTTCTAGAGTATCAATCAGTATTGATGGTCCGAAAGAAATAACAGATACTAATCGTGGTATCGGAACATTTCAAAAGGTACTGAAATCCATTGATGTAGTTAGTGAACAAAATATTCCAATTACATTAATGGCAACACTTGATCGACGAGCTTTACCTAACTTGAGTTTTTTTGAGGAACTAAGTAATACTTATAATATTGACATTATCAAACTAGGCGCAGTGTTAAGAAAAGGACGAGCAGATGATTGGGAGTATGCTTTAAATAATGCTGAGGCGGAATTATTGCTAAAAGAAATGAAAAGAATGTACGTACGTTCACACTATAAACAAAAATATGGGACAAACTTACTGACAAGCGACTCATTTAAGCTCTATTATAGAAAAATACTAGAAATACTATTTGAAACTTTGTGGGTCGATTGGAATGGATTTGTATCTATATTTCCTCCGTCGGCAACATATGACACCAACAAAGATAAAAGTCTTTGTCATTATACTGAATTTAACTCGTTTGATTTTAACGAGTATTTTAAGTTTATCGAAACTAAGCTATTCTCATTTAAAGAGACAAACACTCAGGTAATGGAACTCTACGAAGTGATTGAAGAGTTAGTATAGGAGGTAGAGAAAATGAAAATACAAACTAGTAAATTAGGTTTAGTAAACAATAAATTTGTAATGGATAATATTAATTTAACGTTTAAATCTGGACAGTTCAACTTAATAATTGGAAAGAATGGTTCAGGAAAAACACAATTACTAAACGCATTAGCCGGTATAAACACTAATATCACTGGTGAAATTTCTTTTGTAACAGATAATGATAATAAATCTACAAAAAGAAAAGATGTAGCTAAAAAATATAATTATATCTCTGCACATGTGCGAAATCTCTTTAACGAATTAACTGGATTTGAAAATTGTATGTTTTTCGCACATCTTTACGGTATAAATAAGAATGAGGCAAGTGAAAAGATTTATAAGTTAGCTGAGTATTTTACGTTAACTGAAGATCTAAATAAAAAAGTAGGTGAGTATTCGAATGGAATGATGCAGAGACTTCATTTCATTCGAGCATTTTTAAATGAACCAGAAATAATTTTTTTAGATGAGCCTACAACTGGATTAGATATACATCAAATTTTGAAATTATACAAATTTTTACAACATCAAAAAAATACACACAATGTTAATATCATTTGCATTGCACATGATTTAGAAATGGTTGAGCAGTTTGCTGATAGTATCTGTCTTATAGAGCAGGGTGAAGTAATCTGGCAAAAAGACATAAAAGCAGTGCATGATGACTATAATACAAATTGTTTCTACGTAGACCTTGAGCAAGCTCATATGTCCAAAGTAATGGAGCTACTCGATGAACAAAAAATTAAATGGTATTCTGAAACTCCAGAGGATGGAATATTGGTTCGATTGATACTAGACTCAAAACTTGATTTCACAGACAATCTTATCTTGCAAATGGGCGAAAAAGAAAGAACTCTAAAAGATATTCTTCTTTTTAGAGAGTAGGTGCTGTCATTATGATTAAAGCAATTAATTTTTTATTATATAAAAAAATCTATACAGATAAGAACTTTTATATACAAATCTTCATACGGCTACCCTTTGCACTCGTATTTCCAATTATTTTCTTAATGAATTTTGTCCAAGCATATGAAAACAATGTGCTTATTACATTAATTCTTTGGTCGTTAGTCTCTGCGGCAGTATTTGAAAGTTTCTTTATGGTTAAGTATGAGATTGATTCTCAGAGTGATTACTTAATTAAGTTAACTGGTATAAACTATTATATATTTCATATTTTATTAAATTTATTTATTTTTCTATTCCTATTCGCTATATATTTGTTATTCTTTTTGGCTCTAGCAATATTTAATTTTATTAACATATTTGCAATCCTTAACTTGGCCGGAATTATTGCGATCTTATTGTTGCTAATTAGTGTTGTTGTTGTCACACAACTCATTAATTGTTTGCAAATATTTATGAAGGATAAGATGGTCTTTAACATATTTAATTTATTCATGGATATTCTTTTAATTCTTACCGGAGTAATGTTCCCCATTACACTTTTCGGAGATTTGGGGCTAGTTTGCTTTCTCATACCTTTTACTTATCCATTTCAAATCATAATCGATTCTTCACTTCTAGGGTTTAACCTGGAATTTTTGAGTTGGATTATATCAATTATAGGCTGTTGTTTGTTGTCGGCAACAATATATAAAAGGGGGTTGAAGCGATGAAAACAATACTTACAGTCTCTAAACTACGATTTAAACTTCTTAGTATTAATTGGATAGATACGTTATCCATCCAGATTCGTGCATTAATTACAGTGTTACCATATCTTCTCTTTGTGTGGTATTTTTCGCAAAACAATACAAATAACATCAATTTTATTGTAACATCATTTCTATTAACCCTGTTCTTAGGAAATAATATTATTATGGTTAGTATGTATCTCCAAGAAGAGAAACGTACAGGACGCTATATCTATTATAAACTATTATCATTAAACATCTTCAACTCTATCATAGGTAGTATGATTAGCTGGATTGTCGTTTCTTTTTTTGGAATACTAATTTCATATTCAATTGTATCCATAATTTTACAATCATCATTTGAAATTTCATCACTAGTATTAGCATTTGTTGCTTTACTTATTACTACGATATTGAGTGTTTTGATTGGTATTATCATTAGCTATTTTGTTGTTAAGAAGAACAATATCAGAATTGTTTTTTATAGTTTTTCGATTTTATTATTCTTTAGCGGTAATTTATACCCTATTACTGTATTTCCGCTCCCTTTACGTGTAGTTGCTTTACTTAATCCAGTTTATTATGGCTTGGATTTGGTACGATATTATTTGTCAGCAAACTACGAACAAATAGTATCAGTTTCTGTGGAGTGGTTGATATTAATTGTTAGCACTTTGATTATTGCGATAATATCGACATTACTGATAAAAAAGAAATTTGCTAATTTATTTAGTTGAACTATCACTATATATATTTTTTGCTTCAGCAATAATTCCGCACACAACAATAG
This Culicoidibacter larvae DNA region includes the following protein-coding sequences:
- a CDS encoding radical SAM/SPASM domain-containing protein, with product MRNFFYNFDWILISENDCYFLVDRKSNKRIEINQALFSILERTSTDPITKNIVSEIGEDTFEVLRENKIFSYQKPKFHSDIVKIQQTTPFLKRVFVEITNSCNEFCSHCYNVSSNFKHKFISKSDMFEIINQAHELGAYEFQITGGEPMLYKGFGDILDYLWVKGFIITINTNLTLLTEEILEKIVSYNININFSLDYSNPKKHDEFRGLQGAFIKTINNFKQLKTNHVNTRVNVMLDNKSDSEIVDLIDYIKYDLESRYVTDYMIPIGRGEGSESQFFNSRSQKIYAFTNAIKSDSCASCQLDKRTLEEYEYSNITFPDCGIGKSFLFINTNGSYALCPSLAYTDELDINMNIYDSSMKSAWETLVQKFRSSLKCKHEHSCDYSAICNGGCRSRAYHSLGSINDIDPLVCGVYQSKYYIEGIDKDVSTK
- a CDS encoding radical SAM protein gives rise to the protein MKWLRPTISITNNCNLACKYCYLEASPSKKNTLKLQEIKEIIDLAALQGAEDIKWTGGEIFTCSILPEVIDYAYNLGIKSTLLTNGTILDNDLIKQKREMISRVSISIDGPKEITDTNRGIGTFQKVLKSIDVVSEQNIPITLMATLDRRALPNLSFFEELSNTYNIDIIKLGAVLRKGRADDWEYALNNAEAELLLKEMKRMYVRSHYKQKYGTNLLTSDSFKLYYRKILEILFETLWVDWNGFVSIFPPSATYDTNKDKSLCHYTEFNSFDFNEYFKFIETKLFSFKETNTQVMELYEVIEELV
- a CDS encoding ATP-binding cassette domain-containing protein, producing the protein MKIQTSKLGLVNNKFVMDNINLTFKSGQFNLIIGKNGSGKTQLLNALAGINTNITGEISFVTDNDNKSTKRKDVAKKYNYISAHVRNLFNELTGFENCMFFAHLYGINKNEASEKIYKLAEYFTLTEDLNKKVGEYSNGMMQRLHFIRAFLNEPEIIFLDEPTTGLDIHQILKLYKFLQHQKNTHNVNIICIAHDLEMVEQFADSICLIEQGEVIWQKDIKAVHDDYNTNCFYVDLEQAHMSKVMELLDEQKIKWYSETPEDGILVRLILDSKLDFTDNLILQMGEKERTLKDILLFRE
- a CDS encoding ABC transporter permease; the encoded protein is MKTILTVSKLRFKLLSINWIDTLSIQIRALITVLPYLLFVWYFSQNNTNNINFIVTSFLLTLFLGNNIIMVSMYLQEEKRTGRYIYYKLLSLNIFNSIIGSMISWIVVSFFGILISYSIVSIILQSSFEISSLVLAFVALLITTILSVLIGIIISYFVVKKNNIRIVFYSFSILLFFSGNLYPITVFPLPLRVVALLNPVYYGLDLVRYYLSANYEQIVSVSVEWLILIVSTLIIAIISTLLIKKKFANLFS